A part of Misgurnus anguillicaudatus chromosome 6, ASM2758022v2, whole genome shotgun sequence genomic DNA contains:
- the bmal1a gene encoding basic helix-loop-helix ARNT like 1a isoform X2 produces the protein MADQRMDISSTMNEFMSQSSADLISSSIGSSGMDYTRKRKGSTTEYQIDGFSFDDSMDTDKDKALGRDEQHGRIKNAREAHSQIEKRRRDKMNSFIDELASLVPTCNAMSRKLDKLTVLRMAVQHMKTLRGATNPYTEANYKPAFLSDDELKHLILRAADGFLFVVGCDRGKILFVSESVYKSLNYTQNDLIGQSLFDYLHPKDIAKVKEQLSSSDTAPRERLIDAKTGLPVKTDITPGPSRLCSGARRSFFCRMKCNRPSVKMEDKDFPSTCSKKKDRKSFCTIHSTGYLKSWPPTKMGLDEDNEPDNEGCNLSCLVAIGRLHPHIVPQSMNGDIRVKPTEYVSRHAIDGKFVFVDQRATAILAYLPQELLGTSFYEYFHQDDIGHLAECHRQVLQMREKINTNCYKFKIKDGSFITLRSRWFSFMNPWTKEVEYIVSTNTVVSGSMLEGADPSFSQSASSPQSMDSVLTSGDGGGKRALQTVPGIPGGTRAGAGKIGRMIAEEVMEIQRIRGSSPSSCGSSPLNITATPPPDTCSPGGKKIQNGGTPDLPSAGIVPGPDSIGYPYSNNSLMSDNSHLSIDIMEEPGSSSPSNDEAAMAVIMSLLEADAGLGGPVDFSDLPWPL, from the exons ATGGCAGACCAAAGGATGGACATTTCCTCCACGATGAACGAGTTCATGTCACAGAGCTCTGCAGATCTTATCAGTAGCTCTATCGGCAGCTCGGGCATGGACTACACCCGCAAGAGAAAGGGCAGCACCACAGAATACCA AATTGATGGCTTTTCATTTGA TGATAGCATGGACACGGACAAAGATAAGGCACTCGGAAG AGATGAGCAGCATGGCCGGATCAAAAATGCCAG GGAAGCTCACAGTCAGATAGAGAAGAGACGTAGGGATAAAATGAACAGTTTTATAGATGAGCTGGCATCTTTGGTTCCCACTTGTAACGCCATGTCTCGCAAACTGGACAAGCTTACTGTACTTCGCATGGCTGTCCAACATATGAAGACTTTAAGAG GGGCCACCAACCCATACACGGAAGCAAACTACAAACCAGCATTCTTGTCGGACGATGAATTAAAGCACTTAATTTTGAGG GCTGCTGATGGCTTTCTCTTTGTAGTCGGTTGTGATCGTGGTAAGATCCTCTTTGTCTCGGAGTCTGTTTACAAAAGTCTCAATTACACACAG AATGATCTGATCGGCCAGAGTTTGTTTGACTACCTGCATCCGAAAGACATCGCCAAAGTAAAAGAGCAGCTGTCATCGTCCGACACAGCCCCACGGGAACGACTTATTGATGCCAAAA CTGGTCTTCCTGTGAAGACTGACATCACTCCAGGCCCCTCCAGACTGTGTTCAGGAGCCCGTCGATCCTTCTTCTGTAGAATGAaatgcaatcgtccttctgtaaAAATGGAGGACAAGGACTTTCCCTCAACTTGTTCCAAAAAGAAAG ACCGCAAAAGTTTTTGCACTATTCATAGTACCGGCTACCTAAAAAGTTGGCCACCCACCAAGATGGGCTTGGACGAGGACAACGAACCCGATAACGAGGGCTGTAACCTCAGCTGTCTGGTGGCCATTGGTAGGCTGCATCCACACATCGTCCCCCAGTCCATGAACGGTGACATTCGCGTCAAGCCTACGGAATACGTCTCCCGCCACGCCATCGATGGCAAGTTTGTTTTCGTTGACCAGAG GGCGACAGCCATTTTGGCGTACTTACCCCAGGAGCTTTTAGGAACATCGTTTTATGAGTATTTTCATCAGGATGATATCGGTCACCTTGCTGAGTGCCACAGACAAG TGCTACAGATGAGAGAAAAGATCAACACAAACTGTTACAAGTTCAAGATAAAAGACGGTTCCTTCATCACCCTGAGAAGCCGATGGTTCAGCTTCATGAACCCCTGGACCAAAGAGGTGGAATATATAGTCTCTACAAACACTGTGGTTTC AGGCAGTATGCTTGAAGGAGCAGATCCTAGTTTTTCACAATCCGCTTCCTCGCCTCAGAGCATGGACAGCGTTTTAACATCAGGAGATG GTGGAGGGAAACGGGCCCTTCAAACTGTTCCTGGCATACCAGGAGGGACTAGAGCGGGAGCTGGGAAGATCGGACGTATGATTGCGGAGGAAGTGATGGAGATTCAGAG GATTCGGGGCTCCTCCCCCTCCAGCTGTGGTTCCAGTCCTTTGAACATCACTGCCACTCCTCCACCTGACACCTGTTCTCCGGGAGGCAAGAAA ATTCAGAATGGTGGAACTCCAGATCTGCCTTCAGCAGGAATTGTGCCTGGGCCAGATTCAATAGGATATCCATATTCAAATAATTCTTTAATGA GTGATAATTCTCATCTTAGTATTGACATCATGGAAGAACCAGGATCCAGCAGCCCAAGCAATGATGAGGCAGCCATGGCCGTTATAATGAGCCTCCTAGAAGCTGACGCTGGTCTGGGCGGACCTGTGGATTTCAGCGACCTGCCTTGGCCTCTGTGA
- the bmal1a gene encoding basic helix-loop-helix ARNT like 1a isoform X1, whose protein sequence is MADQRMDISSTMNEFMSQSSADLISSSIGSSGMDYTRKRKGSTTEYQIDGFSFDDSMDTDKDKALGRDEQHGRIKNAREAHSQIEKRRRDKMNSFIDELASLVPTCNAMSRKLDKLTVLRMAVQHMKTLRGATNPYTEANYKPAFLSDDELKHLILRAADGFLFVVGCDRGKILFVSESVYKSLNYTQNDLIGQSLFDYLHPKDIAKVKEQLSSSDTAPRERLIDAKTGLPVKTDITPGPSRLCSGARRSFFCRMKCNRPSVKMEDKDFPSTCSKKKADRKSFCTIHSTGYLKSWPPTKMGLDEDNEPDNEGCNLSCLVAIGRLHPHIVPQSMNGDIRVKPTEYVSRHAIDGKFVFVDQRATAILAYLPQELLGTSFYEYFHQDDIGHLAECHRQVLQMREKINTNCYKFKIKDGSFITLRSRWFSFMNPWTKEVEYIVSTNTVVSGSMLEGADPSFSQSASSPQSMDSVLTSGDGGGKRALQTVPGIPGGTRAGAGKIGRMIAEEVMEIQRIRGSSPSSCGSSPLNITATPPPDTCSPGGKKIQNGGTPDLPSAGIVPGPDSIGYPYSNNSLMSDNSHLSIDIMEEPGSSSPSNDEAAMAVIMSLLEADAGLGGPVDFSDLPWPL, encoded by the exons ATGGCAGACCAAAGGATGGACATTTCCTCCACGATGAACGAGTTCATGTCACAGAGCTCTGCAGATCTTATCAGTAGCTCTATCGGCAGCTCGGGCATGGACTACACCCGCAAGAGAAAGGGCAGCACCACAGAATACCA AATTGATGGCTTTTCATTTGA TGATAGCATGGACACGGACAAAGATAAGGCACTCGGAAG AGATGAGCAGCATGGCCGGATCAAAAATGCCAG GGAAGCTCACAGTCAGATAGAGAAGAGACGTAGGGATAAAATGAACAGTTTTATAGATGAGCTGGCATCTTTGGTTCCCACTTGTAACGCCATGTCTCGCAAACTGGACAAGCTTACTGTACTTCGCATGGCTGTCCAACATATGAAGACTTTAAGAG GGGCCACCAACCCATACACGGAAGCAAACTACAAACCAGCATTCTTGTCGGACGATGAATTAAAGCACTTAATTTTGAGG GCTGCTGATGGCTTTCTCTTTGTAGTCGGTTGTGATCGTGGTAAGATCCTCTTTGTCTCGGAGTCTGTTTACAAAAGTCTCAATTACACACAG AATGATCTGATCGGCCAGAGTTTGTTTGACTACCTGCATCCGAAAGACATCGCCAAAGTAAAAGAGCAGCTGTCATCGTCCGACACAGCCCCACGGGAACGACTTATTGATGCCAAAA CTGGTCTTCCTGTGAAGACTGACATCACTCCAGGCCCCTCCAGACTGTGTTCAGGAGCCCGTCGATCCTTCTTCTGTAGAATGAaatgcaatcgtccttctgtaaAAATGGAGGACAAGGACTTTCCCTCAACTTGTTCCAAAAAGAAAG CAGACCGCAAAAGTTTTTGCACTATTCATAGTACCGGCTACCTAAAAAGTTGGCCACCCACCAAGATGGGCTTGGACGAGGACAACGAACCCGATAACGAGGGCTGTAACCTCAGCTGTCTGGTGGCCATTGGTAGGCTGCATCCACACATCGTCCCCCAGTCCATGAACGGTGACATTCGCGTCAAGCCTACGGAATACGTCTCCCGCCACGCCATCGATGGCAAGTTTGTTTTCGTTGACCAGAG GGCGACAGCCATTTTGGCGTACTTACCCCAGGAGCTTTTAGGAACATCGTTTTATGAGTATTTTCATCAGGATGATATCGGTCACCTTGCTGAGTGCCACAGACAAG TGCTACAGATGAGAGAAAAGATCAACACAAACTGTTACAAGTTCAAGATAAAAGACGGTTCCTTCATCACCCTGAGAAGCCGATGGTTCAGCTTCATGAACCCCTGGACCAAAGAGGTGGAATATATAGTCTCTACAAACACTGTGGTTTC AGGCAGTATGCTTGAAGGAGCAGATCCTAGTTTTTCACAATCCGCTTCCTCGCCTCAGAGCATGGACAGCGTTTTAACATCAGGAGATG GTGGAGGGAAACGGGCCCTTCAAACTGTTCCTGGCATACCAGGAGGGACTAGAGCGGGAGCTGGGAAGATCGGACGTATGATTGCGGAGGAAGTGATGGAGATTCAGAG GATTCGGGGCTCCTCCCCCTCCAGCTGTGGTTCCAGTCCTTTGAACATCACTGCCACTCCTCCACCTGACACCTGTTCTCCGGGAGGCAAGAAA ATTCAGAATGGTGGAACTCCAGATCTGCCTTCAGCAGGAATTGTGCCTGGGCCAGATTCAATAGGATATCCATATTCAAATAATTCTTTAATGA GTGATAATTCTCATCTTAGTATTGACATCATGGAAGAACCAGGATCCAGCAGCCCAAGCAATGATGAGGCAGCCATGGCCGTTATAATGAGCCTCCTAGAAGCTGACGCTGGTCTGGGCGGACCTGTGGATTTCAGCGACCTGCCTTGGCCTCTGTGA